One Pseudodesulfovibrio cashew DNA window includes the following coding sequences:
- a CDS encoding BPL-N domain-containing protein, with protein MSSIHIYWDESHFWGLLVTRALTAWGIPHRLVRGHEIADGVLSGKSGPRPELLIVPGGRAKGKTDRLGLKGMDAVCEYVHSGGTYLGFCGGTGLGLTGPYSLGLSPWTRQGYKNRLHHFLSGHVTSDLAADPLVPEGLGGEAMLPVWWPGRFAPSDNGVTVLARYRVPGPDFWVADLHLASLPKGTMTDWENLYGIHLRPDFLEGLPCVTRNEFGAGRVILSYAHLETPASPPANRWLGHILSTVLGETVGEIPVPAWDVAARPVRWDDPVLASARAAMEETVATGLSHFLLFWRTPWLLGWRRGIPGAGINSLYSLICEAMAREPDDAALAFWKRRRDQFAVLMKLLAGGLSGYLLAERLAMTVFHSDPEAVSQAGLLEQRRALFGRPPEPGGIHADLAAMLEELYWLLSLSNNNSH; from the coding sequence ATGTCAAGCATACATATATATTGGGACGAGTCGCATTTCTGGGGATTGCTGGTCACCCGCGCGCTGACCGCGTGGGGCATTCCGCATCGCCTCGTGCGCGGCCACGAAATAGCCGATGGCGTGCTTTCTGGCAAGTCCGGCCCAAGGCCGGAGCTGCTCATCGTTCCCGGCGGGCGGGCCAAGGGCAAGACGGATCGGCTCGGCCTCAAGGGCATGGACGCCGTGTGCGAGTACGTCCACTCGGGGGGCACCTACCTCGGCTTCTGCGGCGGCACAGGCCTGGGTCTCACCGGGCCGTACTCGCTGGGGCTCTCCCCCTGGACTCGCCAGGGCTACAAGAACAGGCTGCATCATTTCCTCTCGGGCCACGTGACCTCGGACCTGGCCGCCGACCCGCTGGTGCCGGAAGGGCTGGGCGGCGAGGCCATGCTCCCTGTCTGGTGGCCGGGCCGCTTCGCCCCCTCTGACAACGGGGTGACCGTGCTCGCCCGCTACCGCGTCCCCGGTCCGGACTTCTGGGTGGCCGACCTGCATCTGGCGTCCCTGCCCAAGGGGACCATGACCGACTGGGAGAACCTGTACGGCATCCACCTCCGCCCGGACTTCCTCGAAGGGCTGCCCTGCGTCACGCGCAACGAGTTCGGCGCCGGGCGGGTCATCCTCAGCTACGCCCACCTGGAGACCCCGGCTTCGCCCCCGGCCAACCGCTGGCTCGGGCATATCCTTTCCACTGTGTTGGGCGAAACCGTGGGCGAGATCCCGGTCCCGGCCTGGGACGTGGCCGCGCGTCCTGTGCGCTGGGACGACCCGGTCCTGGCCTCGGCCAGGGCGGCAATGGAAGAGACTGTGGCCACCGGACTCAGCCACTTCCTGCTTTTCTGGCGCACTCCCTGGCTGCTCGGCTGGCGGCGCGGCATTCCGGGCGCGGGGATCAACTCGCTTTACTCCCTCATCTGCGAGGCCATGGCCCGCGAACCCGACGATGCGGCCCTCGCCTTCTGGAAGCGTCGGCGCGACCAGTTCGCCGTGTTGATGAAGCTCTTGGCGGGCGGGTTGTCCGGTTACCTGCTGGCCGAACGGCTGGCCATGACCGTATTCCACTCCGATCCCGAAGCCGTTTCACAGGCCGGACTTCTGGAGCAGCGACGCGCCCTTTTTGGCAGGCCCCCCGAGCCCGGCGGCATACACGCCGACCTGGCGGCCATGCTGGAGGAACTCTACTGGTTGCTTTCCTTGTCTAATAATAACAGTCACTAA
- the purN gene encoding phosphoribosylglycinamide formyltransferase, with product MTLPIAVLVSGSGSNLQSIIDRIEEGALDAEIKLVISNKASAYGIQRAKDHDIPYRVLLHTDYPSREAFDQAMVDAIHEAGVTDEGLVVMAGFMRMVTPVFLKAFANRVMNIHPALLPSFAGVNGQADAADYGVKISGCTVHFVDEQMDHGPVIIQAAVPCQAGETEDELGPRILKLEHRVFPQAIQWFAENRLRIENRHVELRVAGRPCAGQPKADIDPPTYALVWPPLEKGF from the coding sequence ATGACGCTGCCCATTGCCGTCCTCGTTTCCGGAAGCGGGTCCAATCTGCAATCGATCATCGACCGCATCGAAGAGGGCGCGCTCGACGCCGAGATCAAGCTGGTCATCTCCAACAAGGCATCAGCCTACGGCATCCAACGGGCCAAGGACCATGACATTCCGTACCGCGTCCTGCTCCACACCGACTACCCCTCGCGCGAGGCCTTCGACCAGGCCATGGTCGACGCCATCCATGAGGCGGGCGTGACGGACGAGGGCCTGGTGGTCATGGCCGGGTTCATGCGCATGGTCACGCCGGTTTTTCTCAAGGCCTTCGCGAACCGGGTCATGAACATTCACCCCGCCCTGCTGCCCAGCTTCGCGGGTGTGAACGGGCAGGCCGACGCTGCCGACTATGGCGTGAAGATTTCCGGCTGCACCGTCCATTTCGTGGACGAACAGATGGACCATGGACCGGTCATCATCCAGGCCGCAGTCCCCTGCCAGGCGGGCGAAACCGAAGATGAGCTGGGCCCGCGCATCCTCAAGCTCGAACACCGCGTCTTCCCCCAGGCCATCCAGTGGTTTGCCGAAAACAGGCTGCGCATCGAAAACCGCCACGTGGAGCTCCGCGTGGCCGGGCGTCCCTGCGCAGGACAGCCCAAAGCCGACATCGATCCGCCGACCTATGCCCTCGTATGGCCCCCGCTGGAAAAGGGATTCTGA
- a CDS encoding cysteine-rich small domain-containing protein — MQNSYRFFSNRECEYFPCHKTGKPDEFNCLFCYCPLYFFEECGGNCRVLESGVKDCTGCLIPHSPKGYDYIVGRLKERFEAIRNSGE; from the coding sequence ATGCAGAACAGCTACCGTTTCTTCAGCAATCGCGAGTGTGAATACTTCCCCTGCCACAAGACCGGGAAGCCGGATGAGTTCAACTGCCTGTTCTGCTACTGCCCGCTCTATTTCTTCGAGGAGTGCGGCGGGAACTGCCGTGTGCTCGAGTCCGGGGTCAAGGACTGCACCGGCTGCCTCATACCCCACAGCCCCAAGGGCTACGACTACATAGTGGGACGGCTCAAGGAGCGCTTCGAGGCAATCCGGAACAGCGGAGAATAG
- the lptE gene encoding LPS assembly lipoprotein LptE: protein MRHLYACLVLLLPLTLAACGYSFGDKGHSVLQDEYRVLAISGVDNPTTLTWLEPRIRKLLRDELTNRGTVTWTDDRRKADALIQITVERYYRPTAVEGSGDTTLRSNANFNFHATISSALDDHVIWRSGSISQNWPFFSGQETQADEEVTRLGIRRLADKMEQNY, encoded by the coding sequence ATGAGACACCTTTACGCATGCCTAGTCCTGCTCCTGCCGCTCACCCTCGCGGCATGCGGCTATTCCTTCGGCGACAAGGGCCACTCGGTCCTGCAAGACGAATATCGGGTCCTTGCCATCTCCGGCGTGGACAACCCGACCACCCTCACCTGGCTGGAGCCGCGCATCCGCAAGCTCCTCAGGGACGAGCTGACCAACCGGGGCACCGTGACCTGGACCGACGACCGGCGCAAAGCCGACGCCCTGATCCAGATCACCGTGGAACGCTACTACCGCCCCACAGCGGTGGAGGGCTCAGGTGACACCACCCTGCGCTCCAACGCCAACTTCAACTTTCATGCTACCATCAGCTCCGCGCTGGACGACCACGTGATCTGGCGCTCCGGCAGCATCAGCCAGAACTGGCCGTTCTTTTCCGGACAGGAGACGCAGGCCGACGAGGAAGTCACCCGCCTGGGCATCCGCAGGCTGGCCGACAAGATGGAACAGAACTACTAA
- a CDS encoding DUF4389 domain-containing protein, with the protein MSMTDRMTTASRTDILKRFAVTLVCMIFLEVTIMLVQLSVLFQYCYLLAAKRRSEPLRGFTNGLTQYGYRLMRYNTLSENRRPFPFNAYPEDGDCEPPTRQVQFR; encoded by the coding sequence ATGTCCATGACCGACAGGATGACCACGGCCTCCAGGACCGATATCCTGAAGCGGTTCGCCGTAACCCTGGTATGCATGATATTTCTGGAGGTGACGATCATGCTGGTCCAGCTCTCGGTGTTGTTCCAGTATTGCTACCTGCTTGCGGCCAAGCGGCGGAGCGAGCCCCTGCGAGGGTTCACCAACGGCCTGACCCAGTACGGGTACCGTCTCATGCGCTATAATACCCTGAGCGAGAACCGCCGTCCCTTCCCCTTCAACGCCTATCCCGAAGACGGGGATTGCGAACCGCCGACGAGGCAGGTACAGTTCCGGTAA
- a CDS encoding valine--tRNA ligase → MARKELAKAYEPWDVEAKWEKHWEEDKTFSPDPDAPGDAYSIVIPPPNVTGVLHMGHALNLTLQDILCRFNRQQGKNVLWVPGTDHAGIATQNVVERQLKAEGLTRHDLGREKFIERVWEWKKEKGDHILSQIRSMGASVDWTRECFTFDEQRAKAVRQVFVKLYEEGLVYKGDYIINWCNRCHTALADDEVEHEAKPGHLHHVKYPLADGSGHLIVATTRPETMLADTAIAVNPEDDRFNQLIGKEAVLPLVGRKLPIIGDAYVDVEFGTGCLKVTPAHDMNDWEIGIRHELEVISVLDEDGIINENGPEKYQGMDVLTARKAILADLEAEGFLEEIVEHDHSVGVCYRCKSVIEPHVSTQWFVSMKPLAEKARAAVPAETQIFPEHWTKTYYDWLDNIRDWCISRQIWWGHRIPAWTCEKCGELTVSIEDPSACSACGSKNIVQEEDVLDTWFSSALWPFSTMGWPDDTKELARYYPTSCLITGFDILFFWVARMMMMGLQFMEQVPFHHVYIHALVRDEKGKKMSKSTGNVIDPLDMIAKYGADALRFTLTSFAAMGRDIKLSEQRIEGYKHFMNKIWNATRFAMMNLPDEIPAVELNAADSLADTWILHRLEEVKREIKAATLEYRFNDIAQTLYKFIWSEFCDWYLEMIKPVLYGEDAEAKAVTQKVLWTVLSETMQLLHPVTPFITQEIWSALPRPAGDDRSEDIATLPFPAMRDDLLDHDVVSRMDLFMGVVSGTRNIRTELLIEPAKKLDLLIKTVDNDDRAVLEDNVDLIKSLARIDNVTIGPKVKAPKASGAAVVRGNEISVPLEGVVDFDAELARLDKNLAKLEKTMKGVAGKLKNPGFVNNAPEAVVEGEKKKLAEMEEEKTKLTQLKERLESVMA, encoded by the coding sequence ATGGCCCGTAAAGAACTCGCCAAAGCCTACGAACCGTGGGATGTCGAAGCAAAATGGGAAAAACACTGGGAAGAGGACAAGACCTTCTCCCCCGACCCGGATGCTCCGGGCGACGCATACTCCATCGTCATCCCGCCGCCCAACGTCACCGGCGTGCTGCACATGGGCCACGCCCTGAACCTGACCCTGCAGGATATCCTGTGCCGCTTCAACCGGCAGCAGGGCAAGAACGTGCTGTGGGTTCCCGGCACCGACCACGCGGGCATCGCCACACAGAACGTGGTCGAGCGCCAGCTCAAGGCCGAGGGCCTCACCCGCCACGACCTGGGCCGCGAAAAATTCATCGAGCGCGTCTGGGAGTGGAAGAAGGAAAAGGGCGACCACATCCTCAGCCAGATCCGCAGCATGGGCGCGTCCGTGGACTGGACCCGCGAGTGCTTCACCTTTGACGAGCAGCGCGCCAAGGCCGTGCGCCAGGTCTTCGTCAAGCTGTACGAAGAGGGCCTGGTCTACAAGGGCGACTACATCATCAACTGGTGCAACCGCTGCCACACCGCCCTGGCCGACGACGAGGTCGAACACGAGGCCAAGCCGGGCCACCTGCACCACGTCAAATATCCCCTGGCCGACGGCTCCGGGCACCTGATCGTGGCCACCACCCGGCCCGAGACCATGCTGGCCGACACCGCCATCGCGGTGAACCCCGAGGACGACCGCTTCAACCAGCTCATCGGCAAGGAGGCCGTCCTGCCCCTGGTGGGCCGCAAGCTGCCCATCATCGGCGACGCCTACGTCGACGTCGAATTCGGCACCGGCTGCCTCAAGGTCACCCCGGCCCACGACATGAACGACTGGGAGATCGGCATTCGCCACGAGCTGGAGGTCATCTCCGTGCTCGACGAGGACGGCATCATCAACGAGAACGGCCCGGAAAAGTACCAGGGCATGGACGTGCTCACCGCCCGCAAGGCGATCCTGGCCGACCTCGAAGCCGAGGGCTTCCTGGAGGAGATCGTCGAGCACGATCACTCGGTTGGCGTCTGCTACCGCTGCAAGTCCGTCATCGAGCCGCACGTCTCCACCCAGTGGTTCGTGTCCATGAAGCCGCTGGCCGAGAAGGCCCGCGCAGCGGTTCCGGCCGAAACGCAGATTTTCCCCGAACACTGGACCAAGACCTACTACGACTGGCTGGACAATATCCGCGACTGGTGCATCTCGCGTCAGATCTGGTGGGGCCACCGCATCCCGGCCTGGACCTGCGAGAAGTGCGGTGAGCTGACCGTGTCCATCGAGGACCCGTCCGCCTGCTCCGCCTGCGGCAGCAAGAACATCGTCCAGGAAGAGGACGTGCTGGACACCTGGTTCTCTTCGGCCCTGTGGCCCTTCTCCACCATGGGCTGGCCCGACGACACCAAGGAACTGGCCCGCTACTACCCGACCTCCTGCCTGATCACCGGCTTCGACATCCTGTTCTTCTGGGTTGCCCGCATGATGATGATGGGCCTTCAGTTCATGGAGCAGGTGCCGTTCCACCACGTCTACATCCACGCCCTGGTCCGCGACGAAAAGGGCAAGAAGATGTCCAAGTCCACGGGCAACGTCATCGACCCCCTGGACATGATCGCCAAGTACGGGGCGGACGCCCTGCGCTTCACCCTGACCAGCTTCGCGGCCATGGGCAGGGACATCAAGCTCTCGGAGCAGCGCATCGAGGGCTACAAGCACTTCATGAACAAGATCTGGAACGCCACCCGCTTCGCCATGATGAACCTGCCGGACGAAATCCCGGCGGTGGAGCTCAACGCCGCGGACTCCCTGGCAGACACCTGGATCCTGCACCGGCTGGAGGAGGTCAAGCGCGAGATCAAGGCTGCCACCCTGGAGTACCGCTTCAACGACATCGCCCAGACCCTGTACAAATTCATCTGGTCCGAGTTCTGCGACTGGTACCTGGAGATGATCAAGCCGGTGCTGTACGGCGAGGACGCCGAGGCCAAGGCGGTCACGCAGAAGGTCCTGTGGACCGTGCTCTCCGAGACCATGCAGTTGCTGCACCCGGTCACCCCGTTCATCACCCAGGAGATCTGGTCCGCCCTGCCGCGCCCGGCGGGCGACGACCGCAGCGAGGACATCGCCACCCTGCCCTTCCCGGCAATGCGCGACGACCTGCTCGACCACGACGTGGTCTCCCGCATGGACCTGTTTATGGGCGTGGTCTCCGGCACCCGCAACATCCGCACCGAACTGCTCATTGAGCCCGCCAAGAAGCTCGACCTGCTGATCAAGACCGTGGACAACGACGACCGCGCGGTGCTGGAGGACAACGTGGACCTGATCAAGTCCCTGGCCCGCATCGACAACGTGACCATCGGCCCGAAGGTAAAGGCGCCCAAGGCGTCCGGTGCGGCCGTGGTCCGTGGCAACGAAATCTCGGTCCCGCTGGAGGGCGTGGTCGACTTCGACGCGGAGCTGGCTCGCCTGGACAAGAACCTCGCAAAGCTCGAAAAGACCATGAAGGGCGTGGCCGGCAAGCTCAAGAACCCCGGCTTCGTCAACAACGCCCCCGAGGCCGTGGTCGAAGGCGAAAAGAAAAAGCTCGCCGAGATGGAAGAGGAAAAGACCAAACTCACCCAGCTCAAGGAACGCCTCGAGTCGGTGATGGCATAG
- the cobA gene encoding uroporphyrinogen-III C-methyltransferase, with protein MANVFLVGAGPGDPGMLTLRAKEIIETCDIMIYDYLANADFLKWCKPECEILYVGKKGGDHTLPQDKINDLIVEKSRSGLTVCRLKGGDPYVFGRGGEEGEELVEAGIDFEVVPGITAGVAAPAYAGIPVTHRDHTTSVCFITGHEDPTKGESGHNWEVYGKSTSTLVFYMGVGNLPMIADNLMKNGRPADTPVALIRWGTRCNQTSFVSTLEEVAEAAERRQWKSPSIIVVGTVCSLHDKLAWFEKRPLLGKGVVVTRAREQASGLVNTLKGLGACVHEFPTISVEPLDDYEEVETAIMQLARYQWVVFTSVNGVKFFWQQLAQIGLDSRIFAGMQIAAIGPATADALREKGINPDFIPEKYVAEHVVEGLLKLGIQGQDVLIPRAKVAREVLPQELKKAGCSVTVLPVYETRLVQSSGDEIEAALDQGKINYVTFTSSSTVENFFELVNPDVFRQYPEVKIASIGPVTTETVKRFGFTPAIEPEEYTIPGLVEGLLTDNG; from the coding sequence ATGGCAAACGTCTTTCTCGTCGGAGCCGGTCCGGGCGATCCGGGCATGCTCACCCTGCGCGCCAAGGAGATCATCGAGACCTGCGACATCATGATCTACGACTACCTGGCAAACGCCGACTTTCTGAAGTGGTGCAAGCCGGAGTGCGAAATCCTGTACGTGGGCAAAAAGGGCGGCGACCACACCCTGCCCCAGGACAAGATCAACGACCTGATCGTGGAGAAATCCCGCTCCGGGCTGACCGTCTGCCGCCTCAAGGGCGGTGACCCGTACGTGTTCGGGCGCGGCGGCGAAGAGGGCGAGGAGCTGGTCGAGGCCGGCATCGACTTCGAGGTCGTGCCCGGCATCACGGCAGGCGTGGCCGCCCCGGCCTACGCGGGCATCCCGGTCACCCACCGCGACCACACAACCTCGGTCTGCTTCATCACCGGCCACGAGGACCCGACCAAGGGCGAGTCCGGCCACAACTGGGAAGTGTACGGCAAGTCCACCTCCACCCTGGTCTTCTACATGGGCGTGGGCAATCTTCCCATGATCGCGGACAACCTGATGAAGAACGGCAGGCCTGCGGACACTCCTGTAGCCCTGATCCGCTGGGGCACGCGCTGCAACCAGACCTCGTTCGTCTCCACCCTCGAGGAAGTGGCCGAGGCGGCTGAACGGCGGCAGTGGAAATCTCCGTCCATCATCGTGGTCGGCACGGTCTGCTCCCTGCACGACAAGCTGGCGTGGTTCGAGAAGCGGCCCCTGCTCGGCAAGGGCGTGGTCGTGACCCGCGCCAGAGAGCAAGCCAGCGGGCTGGTGAACACCCTGAAGGGACTGGGCGCGTGCGTACACGAGTTCCCGACCATTTCGGTGGAGCCCCTGGACGACTACGAGGAAGTCGAGACCGCCATCATGCAACTGGCCCGCTACCAGTGGGTGGTCTTCACTTCGGTCAACGGCGTGAAATTCTTCTGGCAGCAACTGGCCCAGATCGGCCTGGACTCGCGCATATTCGCGGGCATGCAGATCGCGGCCATCGGGCCTGCCACCGCGGACGCCCTGCGCGAAAAAGGCATCAACCCGGACTTCATCCCGGAAAAATACGTTGCCGAACATGTGGTCGAGGGACTGCTCAAGCTCGGCATCCAGGGCCAGGACGTGCTTATCCCGCGCGCCAAGGTTGCCCGTGAAGTGCTGCCGCAGGAGCTCAAGAAGGCAGGCTGCTCGGTGACCGTACTGCCGGTCTACGAGACCCGGCTGGTCCAGTCCTCTGGCGATGAAATCGAGGCGGCCCTTGACCAGGGCAAGATCAACTACGTGACCTTCACCTCGTCCAGCACGGTGGAGAACTTCTTCGAGCTGGTGAATCCGGACGTGTTCAGGCAGTACCCGGAGGTGAAGATCGCCTCCATCGGACCGGTGACCACCGAAACGGTCAAGCGGTTTGGCTTTACGCCCGCCATTGAACCGGAGGAATACACCATCCCCGGCCTGGTGGAGGGACTGCTGACCGACAACGGTTGA
- a CDS encoding lytic transglycosylase F produces the protein MRTILLFPTIFCLFLAAHATAYAAEYEHHTYSRTSRARTGDLPDMLKKRSVRVLTSFSPTIFFMDKAKVYGFEYSLLKEYEKFLSKTLPGKHEVSVEFIPVPSDQLIPALLDGRGDIVAALTTITPEREKKVAFTAPYLTDVKELVVTHKSISGIRKPEDLSGRTVLVRESSSYKESLDQLNRQLLAKGKPLVDVVTIPEYETTEDVLEMVNAGIVGITLADGHLAELWTRSLPDIRVLKDVALKTGGRIAWMVRKDNPELKASLDAFAKTVRKGSLLGNIYFNRYYRSGALLEHPLDEPYEVENFSAYTPLFKKYAARYGLDWRLVAALAFQESQFDHNAKSHAGAVGVMQLMPVIARDKRIGIADIHSVENNIHAGVKYLALLRDRYFDPAQVPDEAVRIRFALASYNAGPTRIRQCREKAVSMGLDDRFWFHNTEYGAMSLVGMEPVRYVNKINMYYQALILSDHLVKKRLPKQRSEAGKAAP, from the coding sequence ATGCGTACGATCTTACTCTTTCCGACCATCTTTTGCCTGTTCCTCGCGGCGCATGCCACGGCGTACGCCGCTGAATACGAACACCACACCTACTCCAGGACTTCCCGAGCCAGGACCGGCGACCTGCCCGACATGCTGAAAAAGCGTTCTGTCCGGGTCCTGACGTCCTTCTCTCCGACCATATTTTTCATGGACAAGGCCAAGGTCTACGGCTTCGAGTACAGCCTGCTCAAGGAGTATGAAAAATTCCTGAGCAAGACCCTCCCCGGAAAACACGAAGTCTCGGTGGAGTTCATCCCCGTGCCCTCCGACCAGCTCATCCCCGCCCTGCTGGACGGGCGCGGCGATATCGTGGCCGCATTGACCACCATCACCCCTGAGCGCGAGAAAAAGGTCGCCTTCACCGCTCCCTACCTGACGGACGTGAAGGAGCTGGTGGTCACGCACAAGAGCATTTCCGGCATCCGGAAGCCGGAGGATCTTTCCGGCCGCACGGTCCTGGTCCGCGAGTCCAGCAGCTACAAGGAAAGCCTGGATCAACTCAACCGGCAGTTGCTCGCCAAGGGCAAGCCGCTCGTGGACGTGGTCACCATTCCGGAATACGAGACCACCGAGGACGTTCTGGAGATGGTCAATGCCGGGATCGTCGGCATCACCCTTGCCGACGGTCACCTCGCCGAGCTCTGGACCAGAAGCCTGCCCGACATTCGCGTCCTCAAGGACGTGGCCCTGAAGACCGGGGGCCGGATTGCCTGGATGGTTCGCAAGGACAACCCGGAACTCAAGGCCAGTCTGGATGCCTTTGCCAAAACGGTGAGAAAGGGCTCTCTGCTCGGCAACATCTATTTCAACCGCTATTATCGAAGCGGCGCCCTGCTGGAGCACCCGCTGGATGAGCCCTATGAGGTGGAGAACTTCAGCGCCTACACGCCGCTGTTCAAGAAGTACGCGGCCAGATATGGACTGGACTGGCGGCTCGTGGCGGCCCTGGCCTTCCAGGAATCCCAGTTCGACCACAACGCCAAGTCGCACGCCGGCGCAGTGGGCGTGATGCAGCTCATGCCGGTCATCGCCAGGGACAAGCGCATCGGGATAGCGGACATCCACTCCGTGGAGAACAATATCCACGCCGGGGTGAAGTACCTGGCCCTGCTCCGGGACCGATACTTCGACCCGGCGCAAGTCCCAGACGAGGCGGTCCGAATCCGCTTTGCCCTGGCTTCATACAACGCCGGCCCGACCAGAATCAGACAATGCAGGGAGAAGGCAGTGAGCATGGGCCTAGACGACCGTTTCTGGTTCCACAATACGGAATACGGAGCCATGAGCCTGGTCGGCATGGAGCCCGTTCGGTACGTGAACAAGATCAACATGTATTATCAGGCGCTGATCCTGTCGGACCACCTGGTCAAAAAGCGCTTGCCAAAGCAGCGGAGCGAAGCCGGGAAGGCCGCGCCATAA
- a CDS encoding FapA family protein yields the protein MAKNNATKQPRDAQFRFAMSEDGMKLGVSRYFPPNGGEGPSVELLKRQLADAGVLLPVDEVAARQVVEGILDQGEIKRLALVNGIPAQEPRDGCLMALGDLEFPVFPGDRFARKREPLQAKPGETIDGRLIKPREDFEPADLKLTMGDNVEFDALSSSYVSQVWGMVRLKDGIISVDLIPVISEDAITVSGTVHHRDFKGRAVTVAQIEKELRDLGVVIDIDTDRLDALLKKAAALGKPVPDEVLASGAYPVPGKDGWFEFLVSSRETAGIEDEAGRLDFRNRGTYPMVNLGQVIGRLHAPTAGEGGIDIYGKTIPAHAGRELHVHKGQGVQVLDDKVTYTASAEGVVSMEKGTLSVTDCLIISGDVDISTGNVEVERGSVKILGSVQAGAVVSAPKHVIVAGSVESATVTAGGDVVVSGGILMPEGGTVRAENDVLAGYATNARIIAGRDVEIANDTTNSRIQAEGRFLGTKGKGHVQGGEIITSKGMEINEVGSELGVDTRITVRIDHADDSALREERQKIKVAISRIDEAIGTDPVEAILSRTPAEKRPAVAEVIKHRNALIRRRKDIADRITRLMLERQEELAGVKVKVKRLLHPGTMIRFGGKSFNITKRTEASTIYWSERDRDIVIE from the coding sequence ATGGCCAAAAACAACGCAACGAAACAGCCTCGGGATGCACAGTTCCGATTTGCCATGTCCGAGGACGGCATGAAGCTCGGCGTGAGCCGTTACTTCCCGCCCAATGGCGGCGAAGGGCCGTCCGTGGAGTTGCTCAAGCGGCAGTTGGCCGATGCGGGCGTGCTCCTGCCCGTGGACGAAGTCGCTGCCCGCCAGGTGGTGGAGGGAATCCTCGATCAAGGCGAGATCAAACGCCTCGCCCTGGTCAACGGCATCCCTGCCCAGGAGCCGAGAGACGGCTGTCTCATGGCCCTGGGGGACCTGGAATTCCCTGTATTCCCCGGTGACCGTTTCGCACGCAAGCGCGAGCCGCTCCAGGCCAAGCCGGGCGAAACCATCGACGGCCGTCTGATCAAACCCCGCGAAGATTTCGAGCCCGCCGACCTCAAGCTGACCATGGGCGACAATGTCGAGTTCGACGCCCTGAGCAGTTCCTACGTCTCCCAGGTCTGGGGTATGGTCCGGCTCAAGGACGGCATCATCTCCGTTGACCTCATTCCCGTTATCTCCGAAGACGCCATCACGGTCTCCGGCACGGTGCACCATCGCGACTTCAAGGGGCGCGCCGTGACCGTGGCCCAGATCGAAAAGGAGTTGCGCGACCTGGGCGTGGTCATCGACATCGACACGGACCGCCTGGACGCCCTCCTGAAAAAGGCAGCAGCCCTGGGCAAACCTGTGCCGGACGAGGTCCTGGCGTCGGGCGCCTACCCGGTGCCGGGCAAGGACGGCTGGTTCGAGTTCCTGGTCTCGTCGCGAGAGACCGCGGGCATCGAGGACGAGGCGGGCCGCCTCGACTTCCGCAATCGCGGCACGTATCCCATGGTCAACCTGGGCCAGGTCATCGGGCGGCTGCACGCGCCCACGGCAGGCGAGGGCGGCATCGATATTTACGGCAAGACCATCCCCGCCCACGCCGGGCGCGAGCTGCACGTTCACAAGGGCCAGGGCGTCCAGGTTCTGGATGACAAGGTGACCTACACGGCATCGGCCGAGGGTGTCGTCTCCATGGAAAAGGGGACCCTGTCGGTCACGGATTGCCTGATCATTTCCGGCGATGTGGATATCTCCACGGGCAACGTGGAAGTGGAGCGGGGGTCGGTCAAGATCCTCGGTTCGGTCCAGGCCGGGGCCGTGGTCTCCGCGCCCAAGCACGTCATCGTGGCCGGGTCCGTTGAGTCCGCCACGGTCACCGCCGGGGGGGACGTCGTTGTTTCGGGCGGCATCCTCATGCCCGAGGGCGGCACGGTGCGCGCCGAAAACGACGTGCTGGCGGGCTACGCCACCAATGCCCGCATCATTGCCGGCCGCGACGTGGAGATCGCCAACGACACCACCAATTCCCGCATCCAGGCGGAGGGGCGGTTCCTGGGCACCAAGGGCAAGGGGCACGTCCAGGGCGGCGAAATCATCACCTCCAAGGGCATGGAGATCAACGAGGTCGGCTCGGAGCTCGGGGTGGACACCCGGATTACCGTACGCATAGATCACGCCGACGACAGCGCGTTGCGCGAGGAGCGGCAGAAGATCAAGGTGGCCATCAGCCGCATCGACGAGGCCATCGGCACCGACCCGGTTGAGGCGATCCTGTCCCGGACCCCGGCGGAGAAGCGACCGGCCGTGGCCGAGGTCATCAAGCATCGGAACGCCCTGATCCGGCGACGGAAGGATATCGCGGACCGCATCACCCGCCTCATGCTCGAGCGCCAGGAGGAGCTGGCCGGGGTCAAGGTCAAGGTCAAGCGGCTGCTGCATCCCGGCACCATGATCCGATTCGGCGGCAAGTCTTTCAACATCACCAAGCGCACCGAAGCGTCGACCATCTACTGGAGCGAGCGCGACCGGGATATCGTCATCGAGTAA